A genomic stretch from Limanda limanda chromosome 11, fLimLim1.1, whole genome shotgun sequence includes:
- the eny2 gene encoding transcription and mRNA export factor ENY2 produces MRRSVNQKLTEMGERERLKELLRAKLTECGWKDQMKAHCKEVIKEKGLEHVTVEDLMVEITPKGRALVPDSVKKELLHRIRAFLAQHAT; encoded by the exons ATGAGGAGATCTGTGAACCAGAAGCTGACGGAAATGGGCGAACGAGAGAG ATTGAAGGAGTTACTGAGAGCTAAGCTCACTGAGTGTGGGTGGAAGGACCAGATGAAGGCTCACTGCAAAG AAGTTATCAAAGAGAAGGGCTTGGAGCATGTCACTGTGGAGGACCTGATGGTAGAGATCACTCCTAAAGGAAGAG cctTGGTGCCAGACAGCGTCAAGAAGGAGCTTCTCCATAGAATAAGAGCCTTTTTAGCTCAGCACGCCACATAA